A window of Nymphalis io chromosome 18, ilAglIoxx1.1, whole genome shotgun sequence genomic DNA:
TCTTCAGCTCGACGGTATTGATGGCGTTCAGGTTAACCGACGCCTCCTCCTCGGATTGACCGCCGGAGAGGAATGTGATtcctgaaataattattatataataaatactcacTCAAAAAATCACAGagctttacttaaattaaaccaTAGTATTTTCATTAGTATTCatgatgtaatttaattatcaaatgcTTAACAACGTTAGCCTTTAGACGACGTTTCTCACATCAAATAAGACcatctttaataaaacaatacaataatgtttataCGAAACGACCAAGATGGTTACGATGTTACCAATATTCCTATAACACACTTACCGGGAACAGCAGCAGGTACGGTTCTGAGCAGAGCGGTGACAGTAGCGCGACCAATGTCAGTTGCTGTGTAGGTCTTCTTGCAGGACTGCCCGGCAGTTACCTTCAAATATAACATACGTTAATAATAGTACTACACAGGAATTAAATTTTTGGATACAACaatctataatattttcaaaatcttCAAGCAGATACAAAACGTACATTAACCATATGCCTTacacgttgtttagcgggtaatCAGTTCAACAATGCTGTGTCCTCTTCTTagcaatataaaatcaataatgacagaaagggagaaagtagcgtttaactaaacaatcgctaagcaacgttaatAAGTATGACCGTAagttttaatagtttataaatcatctcgggCTAGGTATAGGATAAAATTCTGGCATTTGAATATCCACCGGCCCCCACTAAGGTAgtgtaatcaaaaaaaaaaaaattgcataataTACCTTTGGACCAATTATTTTAATGCGTTCGTTATAATCAatgtctaaattattttttcacctatttaaaaatctttcttCGAATATATCGgctttaaagattattattattacaacgaTATTTTAAACGCCCAAattgtaacaaaacaaatacaaacagTAAGCGTTGAACATATAACgctatcaatttattaatttaaatactaataaattaccATGTTGGGTTTGAGGAGAGTACCCTCGAGGTAGACATGGTGATCATTAAGTGCCTTGTACACGGCAGCCAATACGGTCTCAGTCACCTTCTGTGCACGGTCCAAGTCGTGCTCACCtagaaaaacatattaaactTCTCATTATTTATGATCGCCTAGTATCATAACGTTAACTTTGATCTTCACAGGTTCTAGAAAATTTtcgatacacacacacacacaaacaaaaaaacaatacacaCACAATCATGTTTTTTACTATAGAAAAGagagataatataaaataagacatAGTTGTCAATTTAAAAGATTCacacaaatataattgtaaaacgaAAGCATTATTTGCTCGAGTTTCcttcgtattattattatttatttccaacTGATTAAAAGTTCTtcgacgttttttttatttttctactaaCGAGAACCTTTGCATTATTTATGATAGCCTAGTTCTTCACACGGCGTGATTttcataatttactttatatacctTGTCGTAATTGTTTCGCTTTAAAGTCAAAAattgctaatatatataatagacataAGTAGTGACACGCGATCGAGAAATTTGGCTCCTACCGTCATACAGCTCATCCAATACAgagaggggggggggggcgttATATGAATCAGCTAcgtttacctttatttatatatataccttgtattaattagaaataagcTAAGTTGTTAtttggttaaataaataaaataagaaaaaaaaatattttaagtaatggcAATTCTCACCATCGGGTAGTACTTCGGGCTCAACAATGGGTACGATGCGTTGGCTCTGGCAGATGGAAGCGTAACGAGCGAGAACGTTCGCGTTTTCAAGAATTGCCTGGTACGAGGGTGTGTTGCGGCCAATCTTGAGCACACAACGCCATTTTGCGAAGTGGCAGCCATCTTTTTTGTATTGAGCGCAACGTTGAGCTAAATCATCCAAACCTATAaagaaatttcaataatattatggcaatatatgcatatatatatttaacttatatataagtataataaaaatactccgAAGAACAAATTTTGCTAATCATTAAGActgtcagtaacagcctgtgaatgtcccactgctgggctaaaggcctcctctcctctttttgaggagaaggtttggagcttattccaccacgctgctccaatgcgggttggtagaattcacatgtggcagaatttcagtgaaattagacacatgcaggtttcctcacgatgttttccttcaccgtaaagcacgagatgaattataaacacaaattaagcacatgaaaattcagtggtgcttgcccgggtttgaactcacgatcatcggttaagattcacgcgttcttaccacagggccatctcggcttaagacTGTCGCCCAGTGTAATTTATAGTGACGTACAGTAAACTTActgttataaatgaaaaatattataagcaatataaaaaaagacgtaAAATACACTATGAATATTTACTAGTGTTCGCCCACAGAAcggtttgttattataaaaaagtagcctatgtcgtTCCTCGGTTCCTCGaagcttgttttaaaaaaaaaaaacaaaatcggttcagtgttctaaCCGTGAAACAGTACCACATATttactttgaatttataatattattacattaataacttTCAATCATACATAAGATCAAAGTTCGAAATTGATTATGTTTCCAGACGaagatgtaaatatattttctttaatttaaattcgataatactatttatttgaatatgacTTCGGTCAtgaaataaacaacaatatctTTGTTAAACATTTATCGTTAATGTTGCATAATGAATGAGGCACACAAGACGTCCGTCGAACTTTGGAGACATTACGTATGTTTGTAGCGTGAACAATGTCACGTATGTCAATTTATAGagtatgatattaaataatctttgatTCATATAATTAGAAAGTAATAAAACAgaatcaattttattacaccacgctAGTTCAAATCTGGTTTTGTGGACACATTTGGCAGTTAGCATTTGACAcagcgatgttttcctttactaagaagagatgaattataaacataaattgcttgttattatattacacgTACAAACTCAACGATATTTACCCTCAAACATCGaaatttcagctttctagacTTAGTCGTTTTGACAACGCGTGGATAGTTAAGACAaacttacattattttacaaacacaGAGTTCTAAACGATAAAGacgacaaatatttttattatttgtattatcttAAATGGAAGTTTTAAATCGTAATACAACAACGTAAAAATAGATATTTCGAAGTTTGACATTACTATCTCAAATGATAAAACGACGAGCCCCTGAGTGTAAATATGCAAGTTCAAGGATTATCAGAGCGTTAtttatgttgaaaatattaatcaattaaaattctatactcttttatgtatttatttttatagcattcATTACGAAGCCAACGTTATacgaatattttaagaaatacgtTTTATACAAGTAGTCTTATAAAATCACTTTTGATTAGCATTGAATCAAATGTAAATCTACCAACGTTTGTAATGTATGTAGATTAGAATCTACAAGAAGAACCGTTaagaaactcggtagttactcttttccgtCAATTCGTCAATCGGTATATGatacatttcaatttattatatattctgccTGAATATCAACGAATACAACTCCACGCTCGCCTATCACAAAGGCATAGGAATGTAGGCACTGCTGACTCCAGTCTGATTCTCGAATATGAATGAATATCTATATCAATACGCAATTGGTAAAACTTACCCTGGGTAGTGCACTCGTCTTCAGAGCCGAAGAGTGGTACGACACCTTTGTCGACCTTGATACCAGGGATGATTCCGCGCTTCTCCAACAAGGACACCAAGGGAGTTCCATCGTCGGCCTTCTGGTAAAGGGTCTCGTGGAAGAGGATAACACCAGAGATGTTTTCAGAGACAGcctgaatagaaaaaaatatgcgtAATTTCACCAATTTTATGAATACACAAcgaattaaaaccaaaatatttaatttaataacttattaaattaaatattttgtcaacattatatcttgttatatatttatattttgttaacatttcaattaaactGAACAGTAAACTGTTACCACCATAATCTACACTCCATATTGAACCGGAGAAATTTGACTTTCATTAAGATTAAAAgattatattgtaatgtaataacTGTCACATGCTTAAAATGTCATAATCTATTGTTAAattcttaaaacaattttattcgctcttaatatcttatataattaccGGATCCGAGCTGAAGAGGAGTTGACGGTACTTGCGACGGTTTTCTTCAGTGTTCTCAACGCCGATGTCTTGAAGACGCTTGCCCATGgtaccttaataataaaaaaaaaaccaccgtTTCTAATGTTGTCTATAAAATGTTGTTCTAATCTCCTCTAATAGTACAAGGTAAGGTAAGTAAAGTACTTTTTATTCAAGTTAGCTTTGTCAGATATACCAGACACAATGATGACCAAGTACCAGGCAATCATAAAGCATATGAAGTTTTATAACTACGGTCGCATAGCCACGGTTCTTACatagcattttttaattttgcaagtgctattataaattctatacaATATTGGGAATATAGAGATGATAAGGCGTACAGATTTATAGAGTTTATTGTAAATATGCATTTCA
This region includes:
- the LOC126775454 gene encoding fructose-bisphosphate aldolase isoform X2; the encoded protein is MSTYFQYPTPELQEELKKIAQAIVAPGKGILAADESTGTMGKRLQDIGVENTEENRRKYRQLLFSSDPAVSENISGVILFHETLYQKADDGTPLVSLLEKRGIIPGIKVDKGVVPLFGSEDECTTQGLDDLAQRCAQYKKDGCHFAKWRCVLKIGRNTPSYQAILENANVLARYASICQSQRIVPIVEPEVLPDGEHDLDRAQKVTETVLAAVYKALNDHHVYLEGTLLKPNMVTAGQSCKKTYTATDIGRATVTALLRTVPAAVPGITFLSGGQSEEEASVNLNAINTVELKRPWALTFSYGRALQASVLRAWGGKQENVLAGQQELIKRAKANGLACQGKYVAGSIPSLAASKSNFANGQASQGKYVAGSVTGVGAEAGLFVANHAY
- the LOC126775454 gene encoding fructose-bisphosphate aldolase isoform X1, with product MSTYFQYPTPELQEELKKIAQAIVAPGKGILAADESTGTMGKRLQDIGVENTEENRRKYRQLLFSSDPAVSENISGVILFHETLYQKADDGTPLVSLLEKRGIIPGIKVDKGVVPLFGSEDECTTQGLDDLAQRCAQYKKDGCHFAKWRCVLKIGRNTPSYQAILENANVLARYASICQSQRIVPIVEPEVLPDGEHDLDRAQKVTETVLAAVYKALNDHHVYLEGTLLKPNMVTAGQSCKKTYTATDIGRATVTALLRTVPAAVPGITFLSGGQSEEEASVNLNAINTVELKRPWALTFSYGRALQASVLRAWGGKQENVLAGQQELIKRAKANGQASQGKYVAGSVTGVGAEAGLFVANHAY